In Methylothermaceae bacteria B42, the following are encoded in one genomic region:
- a CDS encoding tRNA 5-methoxyuridine(34) synthase CmoB (catalyzes the conversion of 5-hydroxyuridine to 5-methoxyuridine in tRNA) yields MTDPLAHDFLTPYQSLIHQDFPALKKWRQALPEQIKQALNPNRHRELPIWWALVQNLPPVEPSQVAFDCPVVKIGQQGDLDETVRDNLEQQLHKLHPWRKGPFEIFGIFVDTEWRSDFKWARLESAIQPLHDRRVLDVGAGNGYHCWRMLGAGAKHVIGIDPGPRYVTQFLALKKLAGDWPVDLLPLTLEDLPPNLQAFDSVFSMGVLYHRRSPFDHLYRLKDCLRQGGELILETLVIEGAEGSVLVPENRYAKMRNVWFIPSVPTLATWLKRVGFHHIRCIDVNKTTTDEQRSTDWMRFQSLPDFLDPEHPNLTVEGYPAPRRAIFLAEKP; encoded by the coding sequence ATGACGGATCCACTGGCGCATGATTTTTTGACGCCCTATCAATCCCTTATCCACCAAGACTTCCCCGCCCTCAAAAAATGGCGGCAAGCACTGCCGGAGCAAATAAAACAAGCGCTCAACCCCAATCGGCATAGGGAGCTCCCGATATGGTGGGCATTGGTGCAGAACCTGCCCCCCGTTGAACCTTCGCAGGTAGCGTTTGACTGTCCGGTCGTCAAAATCGGTCAGCAAGGGGATTTAGATGAAACTGTCAGGGACAATCTTGAGCAACAACTACACAAGCTTCATCCCTGGCGCAAAGGTCCCTTTGAGATATTTGGCATTTTTGTTGATACCGAGTGGCGCTCGGATTTCAAATGGGCGCGGTTGGAATCAGCCATTCAACCTTTGCACGACCGGCGAGTGCTGGATGTGGGAGCGGGCAATGGCTATCATTGCTGGCGGATGTTGGGGGCGGGTGCAAAACACGTCATAGGCATTGACCCGGGGCCCCGTTATGTCACCCAATTTCTCGCTTTGAAAAAACTGGCGGGCGATTGGCCCGTAGATCTGCTGCCTTTGACTTTGGAAGACCTGCCGCCAAATCTGCAGGCTTTTGACAGCGTCTTTTCCATGGGGGTGCTGTATCATCGCCGTTCGCCTTTTGACCACCTCTACCGGCTCAAGGATTGCCTGCGCCAGGGCGGAGAATTGATTCTGGAAACATTGGTAATTGAAGGTGCTGAGGGTTCAGTACTGGTACCGGAAAATCGCTATGCGAAAATGCGTAATGTTTGGTTTATTCCAAGCGTGCCTACCCTGGCCACATGGCTCAAGCGGGTGGGATTTCATCACATCCGCTGTATTGATGTGAATAAAACCACAACCGATGAACAACGATCCACCGATTGGATGCGCTTCCAATCACTGCCGGATTTCCTCGATCCCGAGCACCCCAATTTAACCGTGGAAGGCTACCCCGCGCCAAGGCGGGCAATTTTTTTGGCGGAAAAACCATGA
- a CDS encoding delta-aminolevulinic acid dehydratase (catalyzes the formation of porphobilinogen from 5-aminolevulinate) codes for MTLPSYPSPFYPQLRMRRMRRDNFSRRLMREHVVTVNDLIYPVFVCEGQQVREPVPSMPGVNRLSQDLLLEEAVGLVNLGVPAMALFPVISPEKKTEDAKEAYNPQGLLQNTVRLLKSQVPELGIITDVALDPFTSHGQDGLIDESGYVLNDETVAVLVKQALSHAEAGADIVAPSDMMDGRVGAIRTALEAQHFVHTRILAYAAKYASHFYGPFRDAVGSSANLGKGNKFNYQMDPANSNEALREVALDLEEGADMVMVKPGLPYLDVIYRVKERFGVPVLAYQVSGEYAMLKAASENGWLEEKKVVMESLLAFKRAGADAILTYYAKTVAGWLQDDPLANNIWE; via the coding sequence ATGACTTTACCTTCTTATCCTAGCCCATTTTATCCGCAATTGCGGATGCGGCGCATGCGCCGGGACAACTTCAGCCGCCGTTTGATGCGTGAACATGTCGTCACGGTCAATGACTTGATTTATCCGGTTTTTGTTTGCGAAGGACAACAGGTGCGCGAACCTGTGCCTTCCATGCCAGGCGTTAACCGGCTTAGCCAAGACCTGTTGCTGGAAGAGGCCGTGGGTCTGGTGAATTTGGGGGTTCCGGCGATGGCGCTGTTTCCCGTGATCTCTCCCGAGAAAAAAACCGAGGACGCCAAAGAGGCCTACAACCCGCAAGGGTTACTGCAAAACACCGTGCGCCTGTTGAAATCTCAGGTGCCAGAGTTAGGTATCATCACCGATGTGGCGCTTGACCCGTTCACTTCCCACGGGCAAGACGGCTTGATTGATGAAAGCGGGTATGTTTTAAATGACGAAACCGTCGCGGTTTTGGTGAAACAGGCATTATCCCATGCCGAGGCCGGCGCTGATATCGTTGCCCCTTCGGACATGATGGATGGCCGCGTGGGCGCGATTCGCACAGCATTGGAAGCGCAGCACTTTGTGCACACAAGGATTTTGGCGTATGCGGCAAAATATGCCTCCCATTTTTACGGTCCTTTTCGGGATGCGGTAGGGTCTTCAGCCAATTTGGGAAAAGGCAATAAATTCAATTATCAAATGGATCCAGCCAATAGTAACGAAGCGCTCAGGGAAGTTGCTTTAGACTTGGAAGAAGGCGCTGATATGGTCATGGTCAAGCCGGGCTTGCCCTACCTGGATGTGATTTACAGGGTCAAGGAGCGGTTTGGCGTGCCTGTTTTGGCTTATCAAGTCAGCGGTGAATATGCCATGCTCAAGGCTGCGTCGGAAAACGGCTGGCTGGAAGAAAAGAAAGTCGTGATGGAATCACTATTGGCTTTCAAGCGCGCTGGCGCGGACGCAATTTTAACGTATTATGCC
- a CDS encoding coproporphyrinogen III oxidase (catalyzes the conversion of the propionic acid groups of rings I and III to vinyl groups during heme synthesis): MSSVDLQRVKDYLLELQDSICQSLESAEPETTFQEETWQYEQGKGGGRTRVIENGATFEKGGVNFSHVIGEGLPAAATAHRPELAGRGFQAVGVSLVIHPRNPYVPTSHANVRFFLAEKPGEDPVWWFGGGFDLTPYYPFHEDVIHWHQTALEACQPFGEAVYSKYKQWCDEYFFLKHRGETRGVGGLFFDDLNEWGFERCFEFMRCVGDHYIPAYLPIVEKRKNHAFGERERAFQALRRGRYVEFNLIYDRGTIFGLQSGGRTESILMSLPPVAKWRYNWRPEPGTEEAKLYDYLRPRDWLGER; the protein is encoded by the coding sequence ATGAGTAGCGTGGATTTGCAAAGGGTTAAGGATTATTTGTTGGAACTGCAAGACAGCATTTGCCAATCTTTGGAGAGCGCAGAGCCTGAAACAACATTTCAGGAAGAAACCTGGCAGTATGAGCAGGGCAAGGGTGGTGGACGCACCCGGGTCATTGAAAATGGCGCGACCTTTGAAAAAGGCGGCGTCAATTTTTCCCATGTCATCGGGGAAGGATTGCCGGCGGCGGCGACCGCCCATCGTCCCGAGTTGGCTGGGCGGGGTTTTCAGGCAGTCGGTGTTTCCCTGGTCATTCACCCCCGCAATCCATATGTGCCGACTTCCCATGCCAATGTGCGTTTTTTTCTCGCGGAAAAGCCAGGGGAAGATCCGGTTTGGTGGTTTGGTGGCGGCTTTGATCTGACGCCTTATTATCCCTTTCACGAGGATGTGATCCATTGGCACCAAACGGCTTTGGAGGCTTGCCAGCCTTTTGGCGAGGCAGTCTATTCCAAGTATAAGCAATGGTGTGATGAGTATTTCTTTCTCAAGCATCGTGGAGAAACCCGCGGCGTGGGCGGCTTGTTTTTTGATGATCTCAATGAGTGGGGATTTGAACGTTGTTTCGAATTCATGCGCTGCGTTGGCGATCATTATATCCCTGCCTATCTTCCCATTGTCGAAAAACGCAAGAATCATGCTTTTGGGGAAAGGGAGCGGGCGTTTCAAGCACTGCGGCGCGGCCGCTATGTAGAATTTAATTTGATTTACGACCGGGGGACCATCTTTGGGCTGCAGTCGGGCGGAAGGACTGAATCGATCCTCATGTCCCTGCCTCCGGTTGCCAAGTGGCGCTACAATTGGCGGCCAGAACCAGGCACGGAAGAAGCGAAACTATACGATTATTTACGCCCGCGGGACTGGTTGGGGGAGCGCTGA
- a CDS encoding tRNA (cmo5U34)-methyltransferase: MSKHRKDRLFAQPLGNIPKFQFDHLVAAVFEDMIDRSVPGYRTIVDAIGLIARKVMPPDSLCYDLGCSLGAASLAVALAQKAQGCKVIAVDNAWPMLTGFQKKLQNQGASLPIQLICADIRDIEIQNASLVILNFTLQFIPLADRMVLLQKIYQGLLPGGALILSEKISLPEPRQQLLFDELHYTFKKAHGYSDLEISQKRSALEKVLIPENLPVHIDRLTEAGYSSAEVWFQYFNFMSLIALK; this comes from the coding sequence GTGAGCAAACACCGAAAAGACAGACTTTTTGCCCAGCCCTTGGGCAATATTCCCAAGTTTCAGTTCGACCACCTGGTAGCCGCGGTATTCGAGGATATGATAGATCGCTCAGTACCCGGTTATCGCACCATTGTTGATGCCATCGGCTTGATTGCCCGTAAGGTGATGCCGCCTGACAGCCTCTGTTATGACCTGGGTTGCTCTTTGGGTGCCGCCAGTTTGGCGGTTGCCCTGGCCCAAAAAGCACAAGGCTGTAAGGTAATTGCCGTGGACAATGCCTGGCCAATGTTGACCGGTTTTCAGAAAAAGCTCCAAAACCAAGGGGCTTCCTTGCCCATCCAGCTCATTTGCGCCGATATCCGCGATATCGAAATCCAAAATGCCTCGTTGGTTATCTTGAATTTCACTCTGCAATTCATTCCGCTAGCAGACCGGATGGTGCTCTTACAAAAAATTTACCAGGGGCTTCTGCCTGGCGGGGCTTTAATCCTGTCGGAGAAAATTTCGCTGCCGGAACCGAGACAACAGCTGTTATTTGACGAGCTGCATTACACCTTCAAAAAAGCGCATGGCTATAGCGACCTGGAAATCAGCCAAAAACGCAGCGCCTTGGAAAAAGTCCTGATTCCGGAAAACCTGCCAGTCCACATAGACCGTTTAACCGAGGCGGGATACAGTAGCGCTGAAGTCTGGTTCCAATACTTCAATTTCATGTCACTGATTGCATTGAAGTAG